The following coding sequences lie in one Desmodus rotundus isolate HL8 chromosome 1, HLdesRot8A.1, whole genome shotgun sequence genomic window:
- the MYL11 gene encoding myosin regulatory light chain 11 isoform X1 produces the protein MGRAEEFFSSPRKAPKKAKRRAAEGGSSNVFSMFDQTQIQEFKEAFTVIDQNRDGIIDKEDLRDTFAAMGRLNVKNEELDDMMKEASGPINFTVFLTMFGEKLKGADPEDVITGAFKVLDPEGKGTIKKQFLEELLTTQCDRFSPEEIKNMWAAFPPDVGGNVDYKNICYVITHGDAKDQE, from the exons GCACCCAAGAAGGCCAAGAGAAGGGCAGCAGAGGGCGGAAGCTCCAATGTCTTCTCAATGTTTGACCAGACTCAGATCCAGGAGTTCAAGGAG GCCTTCACAGTAATTGACCAGAACCGTGATGGCATTATTGACAAGGAAGACCTGCGGGATACCTTTGCAGCCATGG GGCGCCTCAATGTGAAGAATGAGGAGCTAGATGACATGATGAAGGAAGCCAGTGGTCCCATCAACTTCACTGTCTTCCTGACCATGTTTGGGGAGAAGCTCAAAG GTGCTGACCCTGAGGACGTGATCACTGGAGCCTTTAAAGTCCTGGACCCTGAGGGGAAGGGAACTATCAAGAAGCAGTT CTTGGAGGAGCTACTTACCACCCAGTGTGACCGCTTCTCCCCGGAAGAG ATTAAGAACATGTGGGCAGCCTTCCCTCCTGACGTGGGCGGCAACGTAGACTACAAGAATATCTGCTACGTCATCACGCATGGCGACGCCAAAGACCAGGAGTAG
- the MYL11 gene encoding myosin regulatory light chain 11 isoform X2, which yields MAPKKAKRRAAEGGSSNVFSMFDQTQIQEFKEAFTVIDQNRDGIIDKEDLRDTFAAMGRLNVKNEELDDMMKEASGPINFTVFLTMFGEKLKGADPEDVITGAFKVLDPEGKGTIKKQFLEELLTTQCDRFSPEEIKNMWAAFPPDVGGNVDYKNICYVITHGDAKDQE from the exons ATG GCACCCAAGAAGGCCAAGAGAAGGGCAGCAGAGGGCGGAAGCTCCAATGTCTTCTCAATGTTTGACCAGACTCAGATCCAGGAGTTCAAGGAG GCCTTCACAGTAATTGACCAGAACCGTGATGGCATTATTGACAAGGAAGACCTGCGGGATACCTTTGCAGCCATGG GGCGCCTCAATGTGAAGAATGAGGAGCTAGATGACATGATGAAGGAAGCCAGTGGTCCCATCAACTTCACTGTCTTCCTGACCATGTTTGGGGAGAAGCTCAAAG GTGCTGACCCTGAGGACGTGATCACTGGAGCCTTTAAAGTCCTGGACCCTGAGGGGAAGGGAACTATCAAGAAGCAGTT CTTGGAGGAGCTACTTACCACCCAGTGTGACCGCTTCTCCCCGGAAGAG ATTAAGAACATGTGGGCAGCCTTCCCTCCTGACGTGGGCGGCAACGTAGACTACAAGAATATCTGCTACGTCATCACGCATGGCGACGCCAAAGACCAGGAGTAG
- the ZNF48 gene encoding zinc finger protein 48 isoform X1, protein MERVVEPWDPDLRGGEGREQLRGARIGLEGEHVEMSQTDEFEHTPQEDDLAFKEEEDLASGHEIGNASLKPQGIQTWDDLWVQREVPGKPQARDRGSRLLGESRWGQASDRAAVCGECGKSFRQMSDLVKHQRTHTGEKPYKCGVCGKGFGDSSARIKHQRTHSGEKPYRARLPAQGPPKIPRSRIPAGERPTICGECGKSFRQSSDLVKHQRTHTGEKPYKCGICGKGFGDSSARIKHQRTHRGEQPPRPMVPGRQPSRAATAAAQGPKAQDKPYICTDCGKRFVLSCSLLSHQRSHLGPKPFGCDVCGKEFARGSDLVKHLRVHTGEKPYLCPECGKGFADSSARVKHLRTHSGERPHACPECDCTFSLSSTLLRHRLTHMEPQDFSFPGYPLAPLIPSPPPSSSPPPPPLGTNPPLTPRSPSHSGDGPFGLPGLEPQAGEPPPPLTGDKPHKCPECGKGFRRSSDLVKHHRVHTGEKPYLCPECGKGFADSSARVKHLRTHRGEQVRPLPPSTLLRPYNSPGPAPMAPRPRVRAQPSGLSQPHVCSFCGKEFPRSSDLVKHRRTHTGEKPYKCAECGKGFGDSSARIKHQRGHLVLRPFGTGDGLARFVKEEPPTGLE, encoded by the exons ATGGAGCGCGTGGTGGAGCCCTGGGATCCAGATCTCCGTggcggggagggaagggagcagcTGAGAGGCGCCCGAATAG gTCTAGAAGGTGAGCATGTGGAGATGTCTCAGACGGATGAGTTTGAACACACCCCACAGGAGGATGACTTGGCATTCAAGGAAGAGGAAGATTTGGCCTCAGGTCATGAAATAGGAAATGCCTCTCTCAAACCCCAAGGCATCCAGACATGGGATGACTTGTGGGTCCAGAGAGAGGTGCCAGGGAAACCTCAGGCTCGAGACAGAGGCTCCCGGCTCCTGGGAGAATCACGCTGGGGCCAGGCTAGTGATCGGGCTGCTGTGTGTGGCGAATGTGGCAAAAGCTTTCGGCAGATGTCAGATCTGGTGAAACATCAGCGGACACACACGGGGGAGAAACCCTACAAGTGTGGGGTCTGCGGCAAGGGCTTTGGGGATAGCTCTGCCCGTATTAAACATCAGCGAACTCATAGTGGTGAAAAGCCCTACAGAGCTCGGCTGCCAGCCCAGGGTCCCCCAAAGATTCCTCGGTCCAGGATTCCTGCTGGTGAGCGCCCCACTATCTGCGGTGAATGTGGCAAGAGCTTCCGGCAGAGTTCTGACTTGGTGAAACACCAGAGGACCCACACGGGTGAGAAACCCTACAAGTGTGGCATCTGTGGCAAGGGCTTTGGTGACAGTTCTGCCCGCATAAAACACCAGAGGACACACCGTGGGGAGCAGCCCCCCCGGCCCATGGTGCCCGGGCGGCAGCCATCTCGTGCAGCCACAGCAGCTGCACAGGGACCAAAAGCCCAGGACAAGCCATATATTTGCACTGATTGTGGCAAAAGATTTGTActcagctgcagccttctgagccACCAGCGCAGTCATCTGGGACCCAAACCTTTTGGCTGTGATGTGTGTGGAAAGGAATTTGCCCGGGGCTCAGACCTGGTGAAGCACCTGCGGGTGcacacaggagagaagccctatcTCTGCCCTGAGTGTGGCAAGGGCTTTGCTGACAGCTCTGCCAGGGTCAAGCACCTCCGTACCCACAGTGGCGAGAGGCCACATGCCTGCCCGGAGTGTGACTGCACCTTCAGCCTCAGCTCCACCCTTCTCCGCCACCGCCTGACTCACATGGAGCCCCAGGACTTCAGCTTCCCAGGCTACCCTCTGGCTCCCCTGATCCCCAGCCCACCACCCAGCTCAagtccacccccacctcctcttgGTACCAATCCCCCACTAACACCTCGGAGCCCTTCACACTCGGGTGATGGGCCTTTTGGCCTGCCTGGCTTGGAGCCACAGGCTGGGGAGCCACCCCCACCACTAACAGGTGACAAGCCCCACAAGTGCCCTGAGTGTGGCAAGGGCTTCCGCCGAAGCTCGGACCTGGTGAAACACCATCGTGTGCACACGGGGGAGAAACCCTACCTCTGCCCCGAATGCGGCAAGGGTTTTGCTGACAGCTCAGCCCGAGTCAAACACCTCCGCACCCACCGCGGTGAACAGGTTCGGCCACTACCACCATCCACTCTCCTGAGGCCATATAactccccaggcccagcacccatGGCTCCTCGACCCCGAGTCCGGGCCCAGCCCTCTGGACTCAGCCAGCCCCATGTGTGTAGTTTCTGTGGGAAGGAATTCCCTCGGAGCTCAGATCTAGTCAAACACAGGCGCacacacactggggagaagccataCAAGTGTGCAGAGTGTGGCAAAGGTTTTGGTGACAGCTCTGCCCGTATCAAGCACCAGCGTGGGCACCTGGTCCTGAGGCCCTTTGGGACAGGGGATGGTCTGGCAAGGTTCGTCAAGGAGGAGCCACCAACAGGACTGGAATGA
- the LOC112304804 gene encoding zinc finger protein 771, with amino-acid sequence MPGEQQTEEEEEMQEEMVLLVKGEEDEGEKYEVVKLKIPMDNKEVPSQAPAPSADPARPHACPDCGRAFARRSTLAKHSRTHTGERPFACTECGRGFSQKSALTKHGRTHTGERPYECPECDKRFSAASNLRQHQRRHTGEKPYLCTHCGRRFAQSSNYAQHLRVHTGEKPYACPDCGRAFGGSSCLARHRRTHTGERPYACADCGTRFAQSSALAKHRRVHTGEKPHRCAVCGRRFGHRSNLAEHARTHTGERPYPCGECGQRFRLSSHFIRHRRAHMRRRLYICAGCGRDFKLPPGATAGTATERCPECKSS; translated from the exons ATGCCTGGCGAACAACagacggaggaggaggaagaaatgcaAGAGGAGATGGTGCTGCTGGTGAAGGGTGAGGAGGATGAGGGTGAGAAGTATGAGGTGGTGAAACTCAAGATCCCCATGGACAACAAGGAG GTCCCAAGCCAGGCGCCAGCGCCATCTGCTGATCCGGCACGCCCACACGCTTGCCCAGACTGCGGCCGTGCTTTTGCTCGCCGCTCCACGCTAGCCAAGCATTCGCGCACGCACACGGGCGAGCGGCCCTTCGCGTGCACCGAGTGCGGCAGGGGATTCTCGCAAAAGTCGGCGCTGACCAAACACGGCCGCACGCACACCGGCGAGCGACCCTACGAGTGTCCTGAATGCGACAAACGCTTCTCGGCTGCCTCCAACCTGCGGCAACACCAGCGGCGCCACACCGGGGAGAAGCCTTATTTATGCACGCACTGCGGCCGCCGCTTCGCGCAGAGCTCCAACTACGCACAGCACCTGCGCGTGCACACGGGCGAGAAGCCCTATGCCTGCCCAGACTGCGGACGTGCTTTCGGCGGCAGTTCGTGCCTGGCGCGCCACCGACGCACGCACACAGGCGAGCGGCCGTACGCATGCGCTGACTGCGGTACGCGCTTCGCGCAGAGCTCTGCTCTGGCCAAGCACCGGCGTgtgcacactggggagaagccgcACCGCTGTGCGGTGTGCGGCCGCCGTTTTGGCCACCGCTCCAACCTGGCGGAGCATGCCCGCACGCACACGGGCGAGCGGCCCTACCCGTGTGGCGAGTGTGGCCAGCGCTTCCGCCTCAGCTCACACTTTATCCGCCACCGTCGTGCGCACATGCGGCGCCGTCTCTACATCTGTGCTGGCTGTGGGCGAGACTTCAAGCTACCC
- the SEPTIN1 gene encoding septin-1, translated as MDKEYVGFAALPNQLHRKSIKKGFDFTLMVAGESGLGKSTLINSLFLTNLYEDRQLPEASARLTQTLTIERRGVEIEEGGIKVKLTLVDTPGFGDSVDCSDCWLPVVHFIEEQFEQYLRDESGLNRKNIQDSRVHCCLYFISPFGRGLRPLDVAFLRAVHEKVNIIPVIGKADALMPRETQALKQKIRDQLKEEEINIYQFPDCDSDEDEDFKKQDAEMKESIPFAVVGSCEVVRDSGTRPVRGRHYPWGTVEVENPHHCDFLNLRRMLVQTHLQDLKEVTHDLLYEGYRARCLQSLARPGARDRASRSKLSRRSTTEIPLPMLPLAETEKLIREKDEELRRMQEMLEKMQAQMQQSQAHGEKPDAL; from the exons ATG GACAAGGAGTATGTGGGTTTTGCAGCCCTCCCCAACCAGCTGCACCGCAAGTCCATCAAGAAGGGGTTTGACTTCACACTCATGGTGGCAG GGGAGTCAGGCCTGGGGAAATCCACCCTCATCAACAGCCTGTTTCTCACCAACCTCTATGAGGATCGGCAACTGCCAGAGGCCAGTG CTCGCTTGACACAAACGCTGACTATTGAGCGTCGGGGTGTGGAGATCGAAGAGGGGGGTATTAAGGTGAAGCTGACCCTGGTGGACACACCTGGCTTTGGGGACTCCGTGGATTGCTCAGACTG ctggCTGCCAGTGGTGCACTTCATTGAGGAACAATTTGAGCAGTATCTTAGGGATGAGAGTGGCCTGAACCGGAAGAACATCCAGGATTCCCGTGTCCACTGCTGCCTCTACTTCATCTCACCCTTTGGCAGGGG GCTCCGGCCTCTAGATGTGGCCTTTCTCCGGGCGGTGCACGAGAAGGTCAATATCATCCCAGTCATTGGCAAAGCAGATGCCCTGATGCCTAGGGAAACCCAGGCCCTCAAGCAGAAG ATCCGGGACCAGTTGAAGGAGGAGGAGATCAACATCTACCAGTTCCCTGATTGTGATTCTGATGAGGATGAAGACTTCAAGAAGCAGGATGCGGAGATGAAG GAAAGCATCCCTTTTGCAGTTGTTGGTTCATGTGAGGTAGTGAGGGACAGCGGGACCCGACCAGTGAGGGGACGCCACTACCCCTGGGGTACCGTGGAAG TGGAGAATCCACATCACTGCGATTTCCTGAATCTGCGTCGGATGCTGGTGCAGACGCACCTGCAGGACCTGAAGGAAGTGACACACGATCTGCTCTATGAGGGCTACCGGGCCCGCTGCCTACAGAGCCTGGCCCGACCTGGGGCACGCGATCGAGCCAGCCGTAG TAAGCTTTCCCGCCGTAGCACCACAGAGATCCCGCTCCCCATGCTGCCTTTGGCTGAGACAGAGAAATTAATCCGCGAGAAAGACGAAGAG CTGCGTCGCATGCAAGAGATGCTGGAGAAGATGCAGGCCCAGATGCAGCAGAGCCAGGCTCATGGGGAGAAGCCGGACGCCCTCTGA
- the ZNF48 gene encoding zinc finger protein 48 isoform X2 produces the protein MSQTDEFEHTPQEDDLAFKEEEDLASGHEIGNASLKPQGIQTWDDLWVQREVPGKPQARDRGSRLLGESRWGQASDRAAVCGECGKSFRQMSDLVKHQRTHTGEKPYKCGVCGKGFGDSSARIKHQRTHSGEKPYRARLPAQGPPKIPRSRIPAGERPTICGECGKSFRQSSDLVKHQRTHTGEKPYKCGICGKGFGDSSARIKHQRTHRGEQPPRPMVPGRQPSRAATAAAQGPKAQDKPYICTDCGKRFVLSCSLLSHQRSHLGPKPFGCDVCGKEFARGSDLVKHLRVHTGEKPYLCPECGKGFADSSARVKHLRTHSGERPHACPECDCTFSLSSTLLRHRLTHMEPQDFSFPGYPLAPLIPSPPPSSSPPPPPLGTNPPLTPRSPSHSGDGPFGLPGLEPQAGEPPPPLTGDKPHKCPECGKGFRRSSDLVKHHRVHTGEKPYLCPECGKGFADSSARVKHLRTHRGEQVRPLPPSTLLRPYNSPGPAPMAPRPRVRAQPSGLSQPHVCSFCGKEFPRSSDLVKHRRTHTGEKPYKCAECGKGFGDSSARIKHQRGHLVLRPFGTGDGLARFVKEEPPTGLE, from the coding sequence ATGTCTCAGACGGATGAGTTTGAACACACCCCACAGGAGGATGACTTGGCATTCAAGGAAGAGGAAGATTTGGCCTCAGGTCATGAAATAGGAAATGCCTCTCTCAAACCCCAAGGCATCCAGACATGGGATGACTTGTGGGTCCAGAGAGAGGTGCCAGGGAAACCTCAGGCTCGAGACAGAGGCTCCCGGCTCCTGGGAGAATCACGCTGGGGCCAGGCTAGTGATCGGGCTGCTGTGTGTGGCGAATGTGGCAAAAGCTTTCGGCAGATGTCAGATCTGGTGAAACATCAGCGGACACACACGGGGGAGAAACCCTACAAGTGTGGGGTCTGCGGCAAGGGCTTTGGGGATAGCTCTGCCCGTATTAAACATCAGCGAACTCATAGTGGTGAAAAGCCCTACAGAGCTCGGCTGCCAGCCCAGGGTCCCCCAAAGATTCCTCGGTCCAGGATTCCTGCTGGTGAGCGCCCCACTATCTGCGGTGAATGTGGCAAGAGCTTCCGGCAGAGTTCTGACTTGGTGAAACACCAGAGGACCCACACGGGTGAGAAACCCTACAAGTGTGGCATCTGTGGCAAGGGCTTTGGTGACAGTTCTGCCCGCATAAAACACCAGAGGACACACCGTGGGGAGCAGCCCCCCCGGCCCATGGTGCCCGGGCGGCAGCCATCTCGTGCAGCCACAGCAGCTGCACAGGGACCAAAAGCCCAGGACAAGCCATATATTTGCACTGATTGTGGCAAAAGATTTGTActcagctgcagccttctgagccACCAGCGCAGTCATCTGGGACCCAAACCTTTTGGCTGTGATGTGTGTGGAAAGGAATTTGCCCGGGGCTCAGACCTGGTGAAGCACCTGCGGGTGcacacaggagagaagccctatcTCTGCCCTGAGTGTGGCAAGGGCTTTGCTGACAGCTCTGCCAGGGTCAAGCACCTCCGTACCCACAGTGGCGAGAGGCCACATGCCTGCCCGGAGTGTGACTGCACCTTCAGCCTCAGCTCCACCCTTCTCCGCCACCGCCTGACTCACATGGAGCCCCAGGACTTCAGCTTCCCAGGCTACCCTCTGGCTCCCCTGATCCCCAGCCCACCACCCAGCTCAagtccacccccacctcctcttgGTACCAATCCCCCACTAACACCTCGGAGCCCTTCACACTCGGGTGATGGGCCTTTTGGCCTGCCTGGCTTGGAGCCACAGGCTGGGGAGCCACCCCCACCACTAACAGGTGACAAGCCCCACAAGTGCCCTGAGTGTGGCAAGGGCTTCCGCCGAAGCTCGGACCTGGTGAAACACCATCGTGTGCACACGGGGGAGAAACCCTACCTCTGCCCCGAATGCGGCAAGGGTTTTGCTGACAGCTCAGCCCGAGTCAAACACCTCCGCACCCACCGCGGTGAACAGGTTCGGCCACTACCACCATCCACTCTCCTGAGGCCATATAactccccaggcccagcacccatGGCTCCTCGACCCCGAGTCCGGGCCCAGCCCTCTGGACTCAGCCAGCCCCATGTGTGTAGTTTCTGTGGGAAGGAATTCCCTCGGAGCTCAGATCTAGTCAAACACAGGCGCacacacactggggagaagccataCAAGTGTGCAGAGTGTGGCAAAGGTTTTGGTGACAGCTCTGCCCGTATCAAGCACCAGCGTGGGCACCTGGTCCTGAGGCCCTTTGGGACAGGGGATGGTCTGGCAAGGTTCGTCAAGGAGGAGCCACCAACAGGACTGGAATGA